In Vespula pensylvanica isolate Volc-1 chromosome 2, ASM1446617v1, whole genome shotgun sequence, the genomic window AAAATAGGAGCGAAATTTACAAATGCAAATATTGCACCAGATGAATTTGCACAACCTGAATTATGCGTTGATTAtgatggaaaaagagataggtaCATCATATTATGTcttataattaactttttttgttatagtCACTCAAAATTAAATGCTTGCTGTATATTAAAGATGATTGCAATCTTTTGTTAAAACTCTGCTTGAATTAAAAACTTTAGGTCAATGTAATATATCTTGATATCTTTATGCCAACTAATGCTTTTCTGATCTATATTCAGTTGTAAATCGGAATTTTATATAGCGAATAAGAAactaataatttgtataatacaaCAAAGTATcagatattacaatatatgataaaatttatgaacTCGTGATACAATCATCTTATATAGTAGTAGCATTACTAGGCAATTCTGCCACAGTAGAAGAATTAAACTACTTCATTTGTGTGAATTTATGtgcttataaatttaaaatgtattttatttatgtattaaagAATCCAATTGTTTGTTTAGATGGGCTGGTTATGACCTGTCTGAACATAAAGCTATTGTTgaagaatatcaaaaaattgaagaagctAAAAGACAAATGCGTGCAGAGAAACTCAATGctgaagaaaatgatgaacAAGATTCAGACAAAGATGAAGACAAATATGTGGATGAAGTTGATATGCCTGGAACTAAAGTTGACTCTAAACAACGTATTACTGTTCGAAATCTAAGAATTAGAGAAGATACAGCCAAATATCTGCGTAATTTGGATCTTCAATCTGCATATTATGATCCTAAAACTAGATCTATGCGTGATAATCCTTATGCAGGCACAGATAGAgagtatgttttatatttttactgtttattatgttatatatatatatatatatatatatatatatataaattttcttctatcacatatatcataatatatttatttatccataataaatattatttttttttgcagagtGGATTATAAGGGAGGAAATTTTGTACGTTTCTCAGGAGATACACAACAACATGCAAATGCTCAATTATTTGCTTGGGAAGCACATGAGAAAGGAGTTGATGTACATTTACTTGCTGAACCTacaaaattagaattattaaaacaagaaTATGATAAGAAGAGAGATGAATTGAAAGATAAGGCACGAGAGagtattattaaacgatatgGTGGTGAAGAACATCTTCAGGCACCACCACCTTCACTGTTATTAGCTCAGACAGAACATTATCAAGAATATTCTAGATATGGAAAGATGTAAtgagttaataaaataaataaaaaattgaatataattaacttgttttttagaataattacataaagttaaatcttatatattatcatagttaataatatataatcaacaTGTatcttacaatatatatagaattaatgCAAATTATTATAGATCTGTAACTTTGATAGcgagaatttctttattatgtaaaataaaataaatatacattttatatataaatatgaattttcaaataaattatatctttaaaatatatgaaatatatatattttccttaagatgatatttacttacataaaaaatttagtatcatataattaatcgcaattttaacaaatcaatattaatttaattatacacaAATAATTAAACTAGTTATAGAAACATAATAACTAAGAAAACACtttaaaacaaagataaacaATAGATCTGTGAATCTATTTTACCTATTGAAATTATCGACTGAGTAACAGAGTTCTTCCatctttcgtaatttttcattGGTTCACAATAAAATTactaaatgaaatttcttttataaaaaactaAGCAAATTGAGAAAGAACTATAAAGCATCAGAAACGGAAGTGTTATCTCgttctaatttatattaactGAGCAACGAACGTAGACGCGATAAACTTATCTCAGAAGAATCatagtatagatatatacgtacatacatacatacatacacacatatatatatatatatatatatatatatatatatatataatgcgtATTCATAATGTTCTCTTGAACAAATTATGGCGTTGTCTCTTATCAGGAGTAAGGGTCTACGGTACACAAAGACGCAGTTACTGTTTTTCAAAACTTATTCAACAATGAAGGTGATTATAAAAGTCATTTCTGTTgtcaaaaaatgttttataattattttaagaaatcgCCTAGCTAGTGTTTTTTGCGTGCTAGTTCATTGAAACATAGATTGTTAAAGCAGAACATGCTTATTTTATCTgcacgtttttatttattagcgcagttataaaattaattatattataaataaaaaagtaataccaCATTATTTGTctcttaaataaaatatatttaagtggcataaaaattttttctgtatcaaaattcaaataattatattgatttagCTATGAAACTTAGTTACACAAACGattttatgcatttatataattatgtatgttaatgttttatttttctacagaAAGGTTTGGTGCTTGGAGTATACGAGGCAGATGATGAAAGCTTTACACTAACTCCTGCAGCAGCGAAGTACAATGAACGAGTTCAAGGGAAACTACTAAAACATATTTGCTTGTAAGTTTGAAATTTGTactttatatctttaataatatatatgttaattattttcaatgtaataattcatttaattgatttattttattgaattaattattttctttgtaatatattttaaaatttacgtatccttttttatacatatggTTATCTGATTCTACTATATAtgctttcttttaatattaaactgcttcattaatttgtttctcacagtttttttttttatatatatatatttatataaatgaaaatatatgttgTTTATGGTTATTTTAAGGTATATTAAGTATTCTGCTATGAGAAAACATTGAATATAAAGCATTTTCTACAGATTATATAATCTTGCATCtgattttttacttatacatatttgatatatttagtatcaatatatttacatatattcttcATATTTCCAGCCTGAAACAATTGTTATAATGCTGCTCGAGCTGTGTtcttaagatataaaaattcttttcttctgttgtatgacaaattttttaaaaagtattctttttaatacaacTTTCAATATagagtaaattatttttatttttagagcTCAATAGCATTATTTTGATTGTTTCAGGAAAGACTAGACTGAGCGATGATGCAAGAGTAATGTCGTCTAATGGGGACGGTAATTTAGGAAGTGATAGTGGGGCAGGAAGCAGTAGAGGTATAGGGGAATCTAGTAGAAATGCGAAGCGTCACACCCATTCCAGCAATATTTTACTTGGAATTGGCAGTTCGCTCGAAGACAGAAATAATGATTATCAATGTCCAATTTGTTTCGAATTGATTGATGAAGCACATATCACTCGTTGTGGTCATACCTTCTGTTATCATTGCATTGTGAAATCCTTAGAAGCTAATAGTAGATGTCCCAAATGTAGTCTTGCTTTAAGTCAGCAGGATATCTttcctaattttttattaaacgaattagtaacaaaatataaagcaAGAATCAAGGGCCTTTCAGAATTAGGCTCTTCATATGTAGGAGATGGAAAAAATAGAGTTGTAGGAACAGAATTATCTGTACTTTCACGTGATGGTTTAAGAGATATAGTTGCTGTAGAAAGTGCTCATTTAACTCTGCCTGATGTAAATGTAATGTTAGAAGTATTGACACAAAGAAAGCATTTACTTGAAGCTGAGACATGTGCTATACAAAATAAACTTCtacatgaatttttaaaacatttgttACAACAGAAAGAAGAGCAAAGAAATCAGTTACAAAAAGAGATGGCTTTAATTAAACGAGATATGGAAGaagttgaaaatattctaagAGATGTGCAAAATAAATGTCCACGTGTagaagatttgaaaaaatcaaGTGAAAATGATACAGCACAAGTATCTGCTATCAGACGGGAAATGATTGGTCTTATAGATATAATTGATTCAAATATGGTAAAACCTAATGAAAGAGTAATGGGAAATGAAACATTTGCAAATCCATCTGGTAATCaaaaacaaattgaatatGGAAGTAGTTCAACCTTGGCtattcgtagaaaaagaatgcaTGGTCATTTTGATGATTTTGTACAATGTTACTTTCATTTACGTGCTAAGGAACTATTACTTGGACATAAATCTCAAAGTCAAACAGATGCAGGTCATAGTACAAGTTCTGGCCTtgatatttttcgagaaaatctGGTAAAATTTTCCAGATATAATACATTACGACCATTAGCtacattaaattattcttctgatatttttaacaattctaCAATTGTTTCAAGTATAGAATTTGATAAGGATAATGAATTCTTTGCGATAGCTGGTGTCACTAAACGTATTAAAGTATTTGATTATGGAGCTGTAATACATGATACAGTTGACATTCATTATCCTAGTATAGAAATGGTTTCTAGTTCTAAAATTTCATGTGTCTCATGGAATTCTTTTCATAAAGGAATGTTAGCCTCATCAGATTATGAAGGAACTGTAACAGTATGGGATGCTGCGACAGGTCATAGAACTAAAACCTTTCAAGAGCATGAAAAAAGATGCTGGTCTGTAGATTTTAATGATGTTGACACTAGACTTATAGCATCTGGATCAGATGATGCAAGAGTTAAATTATGGTCTTTGAATACAGATCATTCTGTTGCATCATTAGAAGCAAAAGCTAATGTTTGTTGTGTAAAATTTAATCCTTGTAGTTCATGTCACTTAGCATTTGGATCTGCTGATCATTGTGTTCATTATTACGATTTACGTAATATGAAAGAAGCTTTGCGCATTTTTAAGGGACATCGTAAAGCTGTATCttatgttaaatttattaataaggaAGAGATTGTATCAGCAAGTACTGATTCACAGCTCAAAATgtggaatattaataatcctCATTGCCTAAGATCTTTTATTGGACATGTTAATGAGAAAAACTTTGTGGGACTTGCCACAGATGGTGATTATGTAGCCTGTGGTTCAGAAAACAATGCACTTTATGTGTATTATAAAGGACTAACAAAACAATTATTCTCATATAAGTTTGATGCTGTGCGTAGTATATTAGAAATTCaagatcgaaaagaagaagatttgaATGAATTTGTCTCTGCAGTTTGTTGGAGACAAATGTCCAATGTTGTAGTAGCTGCAAATTCTCAAggaattatcaaaatattagaatttgtttgattttaattaGTATATTAATGTGGAAGTTATGcaataagattaaataaaaatgtttagaaTTTGTGCTGATGTATTTTCGATATGACCTAATTTATGCTCACGTATAAACAACGAGGCaggaaaattattctaaatattataacttaGGTTGAAAGAAAGCTTCCtattataaagatttttattattaaaggcTACCTAGTTCAGAAAGGTATGTCTTAAATATTGACAGcacaaatacttttttctattttatgatcaaattgaaaatatgGGTAATGTTACTTACAATATTTACATCTGGATATAGTACCCTTAGATATAATTGAAGATATAGACTGAATGTTAATCATAAATGGTTGCTAGGAATGTGGTAACAATGTGTTTTGTTGTGGACTAAgttataacttttaaatatctttcttatttacattaaattgTTAATGTAACTTACACATGCTTCTTAcacatttaatttaaaaaaaaaaactgttttCTTGGCAATTGTTATGGAATCAGCATTGATTTAAGTATTTCTGTATCTCTaacaaaagtattataaattttttgtgaCTGAGAATCATGATTACAAATATAACTTAGAAACATAATGCCCATGTGAAAATCATGTTGGCATATATACAGAGTGAGTACCTAGAAAATTAAGTTTATCAAATGATTCTATTTAAAATCTTAATGTGTAGTTcataaaaagagtaattgatacATTTGATGTCAATATACAATATGCatagtacataaatatatactattaatatcaattatctaATATACTAAAGTAGCCTAATTTAATTCATAAACTAAATacgtagaatatataaatttttatgagcaaataaatataaaagtataaaaatataatttgtgccaaattttatcataagacaaagagaaatgatTTGCACAAATTCTTTGTGGTAGATTTAACTTTTAAGGAATATCATTTttagtatattttaataaaaataattaggcTATATTAAGTTCCTACTTAATTCTGGATTATCATATactttgtttaaaataaatgtgaGATTAGTCTTACTTtgcaagaaattatatattatgaaaaattaacatttttcttagattcatttttaaaatattacaaatgaaatCTCCTGATAGAATCATTATATGTATTACTAGATGTACataaaagcatatatataagctatatatatgaatatttactGTGAAGTATAATCTGTCATTAAATCATATTGTGTATCATTAAGAACAGGTTCTTAAATAGGTCTAAAATGAAGGTGGTATACAAAAAGCATAAACAACCAATTGTGATGTCTAGtttcaatgtttttattttaatgcagattaaaatactttattgtagatgaaaaaatgatatggttgtaaatcaatatataGTTTAATCTTGAAGGCGTAATTATAAATGTGGTTATATGtagaataatgataaaaacttatattctaaggtatataatgtaaaaaatagtatatttttagaatgtattttaaaattgCGAATAATATAGCATATGATTCATGTCGAAGATGCCTagattttattgtaattaataaagatataaatttgtgtgtgtgtctcaATTCatctgtaatataatttacttaatGCATATGTACTCCTTATTTACCATTTCAttgttagaatatatataaatattaatagtgAATAATTGCTTATACTGCTACAGAGCAGGTCCAAAGATTCCAAAAGGTCATGCTAGAGTATTTTGGGGTTTGGACGAAACGGATTATACTGGCGTTGCAGTAGTTGGCTTGGGAAAATCAAATCTTGGTATCAATGTATTAGAAGAAATTcatgaaggaaaagaaagcgTACGTGCAGCTGCAGCAGGTATGACTTGAGTGATATATAAAGCTCAgcaattttctctctatattaagtattaattattacattattattaaatgcttaattctttaatattcatgatattatttattgcatcttttatgaattaaatatctatagattatttcatacatataaaagCCATTATTTTCTCTAGCTGGTTGTCGTGCGTTAAATGCtcttgaaataaaagatatagaacTAGAACCATTAGGAGATGCAGAAGCAGCAGCAGAAGGAGCTGGTCTTTGTACATGGTATTATCAAGGATTAAAAAGTAAACAGAAACGTGAAACATTACCAcaagtttctctttttggCGAAGAAGGCCAGTGAGTGAATCAgcttaacaaaattaatttaaaagatatacataataatataaattgataatatttatacatatatagaaatgagTGGCAGAAAGGAATTATTAAGGCTTCAGCACAAAATTGGGCGCGCAAACTTGCTGATACACCAGCTAATTTAATGACTCCTACAATATTTGCAAATGAAGTCTTGTCAACTCTAAACACATTAAGAATCAGTGTAAAGATTCATGACAAAGAATGGGCAGAACAAAAGAAGATGGGTTCTTTTTTAAGTGTATCACGTGGTAGTAGTGAGCCACctaaatttcttgaaattagTTATAAAGGTACTGATAGTAATGAAGCTCCAATAGCGTTTGTTGGCAAAGGTGTTACATTTGATGCTGGTGGAATTAGCATAAAggtaaattattcaaatgtgCTCTAAAGTgaagaaatgttaaaaaataatattctttagcCTTCTTCTGATATGGATGAAATGCGTGCGGATATGAGTGGAGCAGCATGTGTAGCAGCATCTATAAAAGCAGCTGCAGAGctgaaattgaaaataaacattattgGTTTAGTTCCACTTACGGAAAATTTACCATCTGGATCTGCAACAAAACCTGGCGATCTTGTTGTCGCAATGAACGGAAAAAGTATTATAGTAGACAATACGGACGCGGAAGGGAGACTTATACTCGCAGATGCTCTTTGTTATGCTCATGAATTCAAGCCGAAGTAATTCTAATACTTAGCTTAAGTTACATTCGTATTATtgcatatattaattattaataaataaatttattatagatttattttggATATTGCAACATTAACAGGAGCTATGAGAATCACGCTAGCTGGTGCAGCTACAGGTGTATTTAGTAATAATGCTGAACTTTTTGAAACTTTAAGACAAGCTGGTATGTTTTCTGGTGATAGAATGTGGAGATTTCCGCTGTGGCAATGTTATACAGATGAAGTAACAAGTAAGAAATTTGATGTTAAAAAACTTATTTAGCATCTATAATAGAAACTAAATACTTTATTCTgctgaattttttgtttacttaatACTTTTCAGAAAGAGTTAAAGCAGCAGACGTTAATAATGTTGCAAAATGTAAAGGTGGCGGATCCTGTACTGCCGCAGCTTTCTTACGTGAATTTGCAGGAAATGATGTTCCATGGATGCATTTAGATATTGCAGGAGTAATGGGTCCTGGAAATGATGAGTTACCATATATACCGGCAGGAATGACAGGGCGTCCTACTCGTACCCTTATTCAGTTTTTACAATTGATTTCTTGCACTTCCtaatttaaattacaattgcaagattatcttt contains:
- the LOC122637534 gene encoding pre-mRNA-splicing factor Slu7, whose product is MANVVANVPVSKILKDKSACEDEPRKKSREDWRKAKELEEARKAGTAPAAVDEEGKDINPHIPQYISATPWYFGAQGPTLKHQRPQPEKRKYFSGIDEWYKRGVDTSKIATKYRKGACENCGAMTHKKKECMERPRKIGAKFTNANIAPDEFAQPELCVDYDGKRDRWAGYDLSEHKAIVEEYQKIEEAKRQMRAEKLNAEENDEQDSDKDEDKYVDEVDMPGTKVDSKQRITVRNLRIREDTAKYLRNLDLQSAYYDPKTRSMRDNPYAGTDREVDYKGGNFVRFSGDTQQHANAQLFAWEAHEKGVDVHLLAEPTKLELLKQEYDKKRDELKDKARESIIKRYGGEEHLQAPPPSLLLAQTEHYQEYSRYGKM
- the LOC122637532 gene encoding cytosol aminopeptidase-like isoform X2, giving the protein MALSLIRSKGLRYTKTQLLFFKTYSTMKKGLVLGVYEADDESFTLTPAAAKYNERVQGKLLKHICLAGPKIPKGHARVFWGLDETDYTGVAVVGLGKSNLGINVLEEIHEGKESVRAAAAAGCRALNALEIKDIELEPLGDAEAAAEGAGLCTWYYQGLKSKQKRETLPQVSLFGEEGQNEWQKGIIKASAQNWARKLADTPANLMTPTIFANEVLSTLNTLRISVKIHDKEWAEQKKMGSFLSVSRGSSEPPKFLEISYKGTDSNEAPIAFVGKGVTFDAGGISIKPSSDMDEMRADMSGAACVAASIKAAAELKLKINIIGLVPLTENLPSGSATKPGDLVVAMNGKSIIVDNTDAEGRLILADALCYAHEFKPKFILDIATLTGAMRITLAGAATGVFSNNAELFETLRQAGMFSGDRMWRFPLWQCYTDEVTKRVKAADVNNVAKCKGGGSCTAAAFLREFAGNDVPWMHLDIAGVMGPGNDELPYIPAGMTGRPTRTLIQFLQLISCTS
- the LOC122637532 gene encoding E3 ubiquitin-protein ligase COP1-like isoform X1, which translates into the protein MSSNGDGNLGSDSGAGSSRGIGESSRNAKRHTHSSNILLGIGSSLEDRNNDYQCPICFELIDEAHITRCGHTFCYHCIVKSLEANSRCPKCSLALSQQDIFPNFLLNELVTKYKARIKGLSELGSSYVGDGKNRVVGTELSVLSRDGLRDIVAVESAHLTLPDVNVMLEVLTQRKHLLEAETCAIQNKLLHEFLKHLLQQKEEQRNQLQKEMALIKRDMEEVENILRDVQNKCPRVEDLKKSSENDTAQVSAIRREMIGLIDIIDSNMVKPNERVMGNETFANPSGNQKQIEYGSSSTLAIRRKRMHGHFDDFVQCYFHLRAKELLLGHKSQSQTDAGHSTSSGLDIFRENLVKFSRYNTLRPLATLNYSSDIFNNSTIVSSIEFDKDNEFFAIAGVTKRIKVFDYGAVIHDTVDIHYPSIEMVSSSKISCVSWNSFHKGMLASSDYEGTVTVWDAATGHRTKTFQEHEKRCWSVDFNDVDTRLIASGSDDARVKLWSLNTDHSVASLEAKANVCCVKFNPCSSCHLAFGSADHCVHYYDLRNMKEALRIFKGHRKAVSYVKFINKEEIVSASTDSQLKMWNINNPHCLRSFIGHVNEKNFVGLATDGDYVACGSENNALYVYYKGLTKQLFSYKFDAVRSILEIQDRKEEDLNEFVSAVCWRQMSNVVVAANSQGIIKILEFV
- the LOC122637532 gene encoding E3 ubiquitin-protein ligase COP1-like isoform X3 — protein: MALIKRDMEEVENILRDVQNKCPRVEDLKKSSENDTAQVSAIRREMIGLIDIIDSNMVKPNERVMGNETFANPSGNQKQIEYGSSSTLAIRRKRMHGHFDDFVQCYFHLRAKELLLGHKSQSQTDAGHSTSSGLDIFRENLVKFSRYNTLRPLATLNYSSDIFNNSTIVSSIEFDKDNEFFAIAGVTKRIKVFDYGAVIHDTVDIHYPSIEMVSSSKISCVSWNSFHKGMLASSDYEGTVTVWDAATGHRTKTFQEHEKRCWSVDFNDVDTRLIASGSDDARVKLWSLNTDHSVASLEAKANVCCVKFNPCSSCHLAFGSADHCVHYYDLRNMKEALRIFKGHRKAVSYVKFINKEEIVSASTDSQLKMWNINNPHCLRSFIGHVNEKNFVGLATDGDYVACGSENNALYVYYKGLTKQLFSYKFDAVRSILEIQDRKEEDLNEFVSAVCWRQMSNVVVAANSQGIIKILEFV